The genomic interval AGCCCCTGCGCCCTCCTCTCCAGGCGGGGTCCCTGCAGCTGGAAGGCACGCGAGGCCCCCCTCCAAGGCCCAGTTACAGCCTGGCAGCCAGGAACCGCTCGCCGCATGCCCGCCTTGCCCCCAGGCAGACGTGGCTCCGTTCCCACTGCACACAGCTATCCCAAGAGCCCAGGGCTGCCCGCTGGGCCAGGCACAGAGCCGGCTCTCCCAACACCCCCGACCCCCTGGGCTCGGATCCTGCCGGGAACATCCCCATCAGCAGCTCTCAGCGACTCCCCAAGTTGCAGGGAGAAGCAGCGTGGCCTGGCTGGTCTGCTCCTGGTGCAACGCACGATCCTCCCAGCCATCGTGCGCCTTGCACACGCACCCCAGAGCGGCCTCGCCCCACGGCTGAGCtaaacacccctcccctccccacggtGACAGAGCGTGATGATGCCCCCCCTCCTGCCCATGCAGCCTGGAGTCTCCGCCCCAACACCCCCGCCACGCCCCACGCAGCAACACgccccaccacctctcctggagCCCCCGGGAGCCCGGGCCACCCACCGCAACATCCACCAGCCGCTGCGACACGGCCGCCCGCTTGGCACAGAGCTGCCacgcccccacccgccccccgaCAGCCCTTCGGGGGCAGAGCCCCCCATACGCCAGGGGCTCTCAGTAGCGAGGACTTGCCATCTGAGAGAGCAGCGGCTGGCGCTGTGTGACGCTCCACACGGGGGACCTGCCATAGAGATCAGTGACTGGAGTGGCAAGATGACCCCACCTGGCACCTAGGACCCCACCTGGCTCAGCACTGGCCAGAGGTGCCAGGACGAATCACTGCATTCCCCGCGGAGCGGGCAGCACCCAGGCAGCCCTCGCCCTCGCAGCCCCCCCTGAGCAATCGCACCAGCCAGGCAGGGTCGtgtggcccagctgtgcccagggggtgccccacagccagggcagagagcagctggaACCCAGACCCTCAGGAAGCGATGGCAAAGAGAGGGGAAGGTGCACCATTAATCCAGGTACCTCTGCCCACCATGCCtggctgctgcccccagcctcccctgcagcatgggcagAGAGCacagctccaggagggggctgccCTCAGATGTCCAAGGTGCCCTGAAGAGCCCAGGGGCGTGTGCCCGAGGCGCGTGCACCCGGGCAGCActgcagacagggcagggagagggaaccaGCATCCCCACAGCAGGCCGGGATCCCCAACGAACCTTCCCTTTGCCCCTCCTGTCCTGGCAGTTCCCCCTGCCTCACTCCCGAGGCAGCTCCCATGGCCAGAGCCGGATAATCCGCCACGCCTACGCCCAGGAGCACTACACGCAGATGATGGCAGAAAGCTACAGCCTATGGGAGCAGCTGGAAGCCGAGGCTGGCACCCAGCTGTACAGGTGAGGTGccgtgagggggagggggtgctgcccGCCGGGGACTCGGCTCCCTGGCAAGGGGGGCTGCTGGAGACAATTCAGCCCTGACACCTCAGAACCGAGGGGCCGGGAGGCACAGGGCCCCGGCTGCCCCGCTCAGCGGTTATTGGCGCTGCTGGGCCCCAGCCGAACAGCAGCCGGGCCGATGCCAGGCCAGCTGGCCCCACGGCTCACCCTTAGCACCACGCATGCCAGGCCCCGGCCGACAGGGCCACCAGCCTGGTATGGGAGCCTGGGGAAAGGGCAGCCAACCACCGGCCCTGGCCCCCGGTGCCCAGCCGGGTTACTCACCCCCAGGCTCTCTGGCCAGACATTACAATCAATGGAAAGGAAGggccctggctgcccctgagtAGCCGACACCAGGGACCCCTTTGGAACCAAGCAGAGCATTAAGGGGTTGTTGCCGGAGTGGCTCAGCCCCACGttagggcaggggcaggatttTACCACCCCGGAGATTCAGCAGCGTCTCCGTTCTCTGCGGGGCCTGCACCGCAGTTACAGCCGGTTGGTGGGTGCAGATTGAAACCCCCCCCAGACCAGTCCCCCCAGCCGGCAGCCTTGGGCCTGGCCCACGAGCCCAATGGGAAAGAGATGCGGGGCTCTGTGCCAGCCCGCCCGAGGCATGCCGAGTGCAGGCCACCCCGGCCAAGAGGAGAGGCTAGTAACCCCTCCAGGCTTCGGCTGCTGTCAGCACACGGAAGGGAGCCGGGTGTGGGAGACACAGGACGGCGTCCGGCCAAGATCCAGGAGCAGGGATGGGCCCGGCCCCGTTGCAGACCAGCGAGCGCAAAGGGGCCCAGCGAAGAGCAGCAGAAGGGGCAAAGTCCCTGGCACTGAGCACGAGCCACCAGCCGCCATGTCTGAGCGATAACAAGCccccctggcctgggccccagacAGCGCGACCCTGTTTCCTTTGGCCGACCGCAACAAACAGGCGGCGCCGGGGCCAAGCGAAGCAATCCCGATTGGCAGTGCCACCCGGACGCAGGCTGGCTAAGTGCACGAGGGTCTCGCGGCTCCACCAgccaccagcccccagccccgcgcGGCTCCGGTACCCGCCTGAACCCGAGCAGCCGCGGATCTCCGGGAGTGGTACCGCGCTGCCGCTGGCCACGTGCTCTGAACGGGACGGTGCCCTGCCTGGGCCCAGCCGGCTCCCGGGGCTCAGAAGTGCTCCCCTAGGACAGAGCCTACAGCTCCTTACTCCCCTGTACAAGCCTGGCTTCGGCTCCAGATCCGTTTACACATTGCCAGCAGCCCCCATGAGCCTCCCCCAGGTGACGCTGGGGAGCTGAGCACTGGAGGGGTCATGGCGGGACCCCCTCCCAGAGGGGGAGTCCAGCAGCAGCCCCATGCTAGGCCATGTTAACAGATAGCGGGAAACAAATGATCAACTTCCATCCATCCCCGGTCCTTGGCTGACTGCTCAGCTGCCGTCAGAGAGGTgaggctgccccccaccccctccttctggGCCACGGCCCCACAGGCCAGGGGACTGGTAGGGGCTGGGAATGGACGGAGAGCCCAGGAGGGAGGTGGCAGCCCACCTGTGAACATTGGCACGGGGCTGCCAGCGGTTCAGAAACCCCTTCCCCCACAtgccagcatgcagagcccccactgcagccagggaaatCCCTGGGGCAGAGCCCACAGGGCGAGCCCCTACACCACTGCAGGAGCCTCAGCATTCGGGGAATGTGTCCCagtcccagagcctgcccccaggagccagccagcatggcccagggctgggctgcagggctcgGCTCCAGCCCACAGGAGCTCTCAAGCCCAGggccagcagagccctgcaggAACCCCTGGACCCTCGGGCTTGCACCAGGACTCACCGTGCTCAGCCCCCCACTCACCTGCTCAGGAAGGGGTCTGCTCCGCTAGGTGCTGAGTAGGGCCTTGCCAGAGTGGCTGCACTCCCACCTGGCCTGGGGTGGAGCCAcaaaccccacccccagcgcACCTGTGCTGGAGAGACAGGCCCCGAGCGGccaggatgtggggcagggggcagccagcAGCCAAAGACTGCTGTCtagggcagagccaggctgggcacagcAGTGAGGCCAGGGGCagcccctccagccagccccgggAGGCTCTCGCAGTACCCCTAGGGCTCACAGCGaggccccctccctggccccccagCACTCATCCCAGCACCCCCTTCTGTCCCCTTCACACCCTCCAGCCCCACATGTCTTGGCCTTCCTTAGGCATTGTGTAGCCAGGGCAGTCcctggcccaggtgcccctgTGCCGGCAGAGCTTGGGGAGGAGGCCGGGGGCAGGTCTGCTGGACAAGCCTGTGGACTCCCAGCCTGGCAGAGCCGCAGCTTGTGCCCCAGGAAGCGGGTGATTCAGCCAGACCCTGGCCCGGCCCAGTGGAGGAAATAACCTGCAGCAGGGGGGCCAGTGTGGCCTGTTCCCGGGGCTCAGGTCAGGGGCTGAGCAGCCCGAAGCTCAGGGATGTCCGGTCGCCTTGAATTATCAACTCCCGCACGCCCTGGCTTTAGACTTTGCCAGCCAcccgcagccacctctggggtgggacatggCAGCCACTGAACAGCATGCAGCAACACTGCCCACCTtaccctgggctcccctcctcctacagacagcccccccgcccccctccagcacAGGGCAAACTCATGGAGAACTGGGACATACCCCACAAGGGAGCACGGGTGCCCTGCTGATGTCACCGCACAAACCGACTGCTCCCAGGGGCTGCGATCACGTGATCTACAGCACTCCTGCCAGTCCAGACCCGGACcacctgtgacgaagtggggctgttcttaatgtttcctctgaatagtgtgggggtgcctcagtttcccctaggcagttcttaagtatctaggtggtggggtaagggggtatgatccttgcagagccctagagggcaggtgtgtgcaggggtctggacacaaagaatggccgacaccctgtttcctggcaactggggctggctggagacatggagtgaagggcagacggggttgtctggctcactgccccccaaaatggacccagctgaggggtccggttctctgcacctacaagctctgttttagaccacgttcctgttgtctaatgaacctctgttttactggctggctgagagtcccgtctgactgcggagttggggggcaggaccctctggcttccccaggaccccgcctgggtggactcgctgggggaagcgcatggaggggcagaggaggctgaatgctccgaggtcagacccaggaaggtggaagctgggtgagctgtgtgtcctgcagacaggctgctcacagaaaggagacttccccagagtcctgcctggcttcatatggagcagttccagagcatcgaccagggactctgtgacaccaCCCCAttaccccagctctgccggtgtccctcactcccgacccgcagccctgcaccccacacacactccagaaGCGCTCGCCGCAGACAGGTGCAGTGGCAGCCCACTAGCCATCAGTCTGGGAGCCCCAGACTCAGTCTCCCTGGGCTCCAAGCCAGGCTTTGTACTCTGTCCAGGACGAGTGTTTGGGGCAGCGACTTGCGGGGCCGCCCACGGTCCGCCCACCCCTTGCCCTTGCTCCAGCCTGCCCTGGGGGCACCCAGCACCGCGGTTGCGGGCTGGTTCCCAAGGCAGCAGGCCGCATGGCGGGCGAGACGGACTCCCGGTAATTTATCTGACTCTATAAAGGATGAGCCATTAAGGAAATAAACATATAAACGATTCCCCATCTCGCCAGGGTCAGAGCTAATGGAGCTATCAATCTCGTTAGGCGGGAGCCTGGCAGAAAGGCCCCTTCCGCCGTCCCCGGCTGACTGACTCCCAGATCCTTTGGCCTCGCCCCACAGGGCCCTGCCTGTTCCCCACACAGGGGCTGGGCTGTCCCGTGGGCTGGCAGTGCTCAGGGATCTCCCCTGATGGCGTGGCCCAGGGGAGAGACTCAGACCCAGTCTCTTgttggggcagcagcagctgcggtTCCCGCCCCGCCCCGACCTGCTGGGGGCAGGAATCGGCACTGCCCAGCCGCCGGGAAGGGTGGGAATCGCCCCCGTGGCCTTTAGTGACGGGAGGGATCCAGGCCAGGCTCCCTGCGTGGCCACGGGATGACCTGCTGCAGTCCCAACACCCCCCCCAGCTATCAACatggcccccccagctctgccagtgccctcatccccctgctacTCCAGCCCCGGCTCCCCCAGCTAGCAGCTGGGCCCTGCAGGTTCCCCCCTCACTTGCTCCCGGTGGGTGCCGCTTGGCACCATCACGGCCCGGCCCCTTGGCCCCTGACCCTTGGTTTCGAACCACAGCCGCCCGCAGGGGTGGCAGCCTGCCCACAAGCCCAGCGAGGCTGGAACATGACAGCGCTGTCTCTGCAGTCAGCTTCCCTGGCGGCATGGGCAGGACCCggagcctgggttctgtcccctgccctgccacccacCTGCTGGGGGCCCCTGTGCAAGTCGCCGCCCCACTCTCTGGCTCCGCGACCCAGACcgccggagctgggctgggacaggCAGGGCCGAGAGGGCTCGTGGCACCCAGTGGCACGCCCACGCGGGACCGGAGCGGGCCGGGACATGGGCAGCGACTGCCCAGTGCCGTAACGCTTTGTTCCCCGGGCCCATCTCCGCAGGCAGACGGGGCTGCTGATTCTGGCAGCCAACACCAACCCCGAGTTCCAGCGCTTCTGCCAGTCTTTGGCACGGCACCGCATCCCCAGCGAGCTGTTCACCGCGGAGTCGCTGCGCGGGCGCTTCCCCGGCATCCAGCCCTACTGCGGGGAGGCGAGCGTGTTGGACCACACGGCAGGGGTCCTCTACGCAGACAGGGCACTCCGGGCTGTTCAGGTACCGGGCTGGGCCTGGGGCGCGTGGCTTCTCTCCAGCCAGGGGCCGGGGGCTCGGCCCCAGGAGATGGGGGTACTGACAGCATCGCCTCTAGGCCCTGCAACCCCCGGGACAGCTCCGGCTGGGCCAACAGCCACGCTTGCCACAGACACGGAGTGGGGCTCAGCTGGAGTCCCTGCACCGGCGGGGAACGCCTAGcgctctgcccctgcagctctcagccacGCCCGTGGGTGCTGCCATGTGGTGCCCGGAGCTGCGTAGCTTGGCCTGGCGTTTGTCATCCCCGGCATGCTCCCTGGGGGTGGCTCGCCAGGGGCAGGCATGTGCCCTCTGCACCATCTCTGCAAGGCCATGGGCAGCCAGCAGCCCGGGTGGGGCCCCAGCGCACTCCTGGCTTGGCCCTGTTGCTGCCTTCTGGCCCCAGGAATGAGGGGTCCCTGGCCGGGCTCCCACCCACCGTGCAGGGGCTGAGCACCAAGCTGCACCTCTCGACCCCTGGGGCCGGGCCCAGCCGGCGTTGCTCCCCCGGCCCCAGGCTGAGTGGGCTCCCTCCCCAGGACGCGTTCCGGCGGTGCGGGGGAGCCCTGCGCGACAGCGAGCAGGTGACTGACATCCAGCCGGGGGTCGTGGTTACAGTGACAACCAGCGGAGGGGTGTACCGAGCCAAGAGTCTGGTGATTACAGCCGGCCCCTGGGCCAATAAGCTTCTGGCCCCGCTGggcctgcagctgcctctccagGTAAGGGCTGGCTCCGGCTGTGCCAGGGGGACGTGGGGCAGTGCCAGCGCGAGCACAGGATTGTAACCCAGAAAGCACAGCTCACTTCCACCACTGGCTCACGCCTGGCAGTGCACGTGGGGCTCCGTGTCCCTGCGCACGCCTGGCAGTGCACGTGGGGCTCCATGTCCCTGCGCACGCCTGGCAGTGCACGTGGGGCTCCGTGTCCCTACGCACGCCTGGCAGTGCACGTGGGGCTCCGTGTCCCTGCGCACGCCTGGCAGTGCACATGGGGCTCCGTGTCCCTGCGCACGCCTGAGGGCTCCATGCCTGTGCAGACAGGGCTGGGAGGAGCGAGCGCACCTTCCCGGGGGTTGCTGTGTGGTTGGTCAGAGCCCTGCAGTCgctgcctggagctgctctgAGACGTGGCAccagggtggggcggggaggggggcactggCCTAGGAGCTCAGCTGGGTCAGGGTAGGCATAGGGGCACAAGGCGCCAGGCGCCAGCCAGGAGGAGACCTGGCCTCCCACCTGCCTGCCAGCTCTGCTGCCAGTGCTCAGCGCTTGCTAGTGGGTCTGGCCGGCCCCACGGCCCGCTCACTGcactgccagcccccacccccaagggagCCGCATCCCTCTCGCCcgcatccccccccgcccccggactggcccggcagggaggagaggactgATCCATGTGTGCCCTGCCCTGCAGACGCTGCGTATCAATGTCTGCTACTGGAAGGAGAAGGTCCCCGGGGCTTACGGGGTCTCCGCGCACTTCCCCTGCTTCCTGGCCATCTGCGACCCCCATCACATCTACGGGCTGCCCTCCAACGAGTACCCAGGGCTGGTGAAGGTgagatggggcagcagggagggtggCCCAGCTTGCGCACCcgcacacacatacagacacacacatgtaCATACACGCACCCCCCCGCCCTTGCACACACCTCCACACACTTTGTTGGGGGGGAAGGCAAGATATGGGCGCTTCCCGGCCTGATGCAGCCCTTGGCTTTGCCAACCCTGCccttgcggggggtgggggcgagtgcagagctctggggggagggagcctgggggcgggggcggtgggCGGGAGCCCAGGGGTGCtcggcgggggctggctgggaaggagcagggctggcctgacCCTCCCTCCTCAAACCGCCCCAGATCTGCTATCACTCTGGCAGCCCGGCAGACCCTGAAGAGCGCGACCGGCCGCCCGAGGCCTCAGGCCTGCCTGACATCCAGCTGCTCCAGGACTTCGTCAGCAAGTACCTGCCAGGCCTGGTGCCGGAGCCGGCCGTGGTGGAGCACTGCATGTACACGGTGAGGGGCAGCTGGGAGACCTGGCCTgagaactcccctcccctccccgggcctGCCAGCTCAAATGGGCACTCCTGCCTGGAGCTaggaccagaacccaggagtcctggctcccaactccccctgcccccccaacctgCTAGCCCCTACGCCCCTGCCAGGgccagggctagaacccaggagtcctggctccccagcagcctggccTCTGCTTAGACACCTGCTCCCAGTTCATGCCCCACATGGGTGGTGATGGACAGGCCAGGTGATGGCCCCCGAAGTCACTCGGgtgctcccagaccctccccaCTCCGGCAGGAGCCTGGGCACCAGTGTCCCCCTTGCCCACCCTGGGGACTGTGAATTGGTGAGGCTCTCCCCTCCTTGACACACGCACTGGCTCCCCACAGAACACCCCAGATGAAGACTTCGTTCTGGATCGGCACCCCAAGTTCAGCAACATCGTCATTGGGGCGGGGTTCTCAGGTAAGAAGGAGCGGGgcaggatgcggggggggggggtcttgggTAAGCAGGAGCGGGGCAGGATGTGGGGGGCATCTCGGGTAAGCAGGAGCCGGgcaggatgtgtgtggggggggtctcagGTAAGccgggcaggggctcagcacctgCTCCCAGTGCCAAAGCAGCGCCACGGACGGCTGCCTAGGACCGGGGTGTTCCCCATAGGGCTGGGACGGCCCAGcagtccccctgccccatccctagGCCCCGTTCAATCTGCTGCcactgctcagccctgccccagtgcTGGTCCCACGCCCCGGGGACGGGTGTGGtgcagacccccctcccccagctgcagggccccccagGCATTCCCAGGGacactggctggggtggggagtggggggtggccGAGCCCCATGCCAGCCCCCGGGGGCAGGCGAGCATGGGCAGTGCCCGCGGCACAGGGCTCGCTCTCGGGGCAGCCGTTCCCAGCTGACTGGAGTCTCTGCACTTCTGCCCACACAGGCCACGGGTTCAAGCTGGCGCCGGTGGTCGGGAAGCTCCTGTGCCAGCTCAGCGTGGGGGAGGAGCCGTCCTACACCATGGAGCCGTTTGGCATCCGCcgcttcccagccctgccccccgctgccctgtAGCCTGCCCTGCGCCGGGCCCAGGGGCTTCTGCTACCAGCGTCACTGGCCCCCAAGCTCTGGCTGAGCCCGGACGCTCAAGCTGAGCGTGGGGGTCACCCCCTCGGCCCGGGCTCTGTTCCCCTGTTTGTTTGGGTCTCAGCATCCCCCCATGCTGGGCACACACAGCCCCAAGACAAGGGGAACACGGGGCTCCCCACTCCTGTTCCAACCAATAAACACCTGGCAAGCCAGCCACCGTGtgccagctctctctctcacccGCGGCCGgcgtggaggggccagggggctccctAGGGCCCAGCAAGTTGAACAAGCCCCACCACGCTGGGTGAAGGTTGGCAGACGGGTGGGGGGGTCCCTGGCTCACTCGGAGATCGACCAATGGCGCCATGAGACCCTAACGCCCACCTTGGCCCCACTTCGCTCCATGCCCAGCCAGCAGCGAGCCCTGGGCGCAAGGTGCCTCCTCCATGGAGCTGGCCCAAGCTTGCCCTGGAAGGGAGCCTGAGCTGCCCCCCGCCTGGCCCCACACGAAACGGCCTCCTCAGCAGGAGCGACGTGGctggtgcccccccaccccgcgctcGCTGTGCAGGGGCGCCACTCGGCCCAAGCTCATCACGGCGTTGTCAGGCTCATGAAGATGGAGCTGTCTGAGCGGGAGCGACACACTCGCTTAGGGGGCAAGTGAAATGTTTTAATGTTAAATGTGCCATTTTATTATCATTAGATCGCTCCCACTTAATGAAAGCGCATTAGTGCAGGGCCGGCTTTATGGTGCCGTGCGCCCAACCCGCCCCATTTGTTTCCAAGCGATCACGTGAGGCCGGGGCCTTTGCACTAGCTCAGGGCTGCTGTCACGGAG from Chelonia mydas isolate rCheMyd1 chromosome 17, rCheMyd1.pri.v2, whole genome shotgun sequence carries:
- the PIPOX gene encoding peroxisomal sarcosine oxidase, translated to MAAVGEPHSSLYDTIVVGAGIQGSFTAYHLAKRGRDTLLLEQFPLPHSRGSSHGQSRIIRHAYAQEHYTQMMAESYSLWEQLEAEAGTQLYRQTGLLILAANTNPEFQRFCQSLARHRIPSELFTAESLRGRFPGIQPYCGEASVLDHTAGVLYADRALRAVQDAFRRCGGALRDSEQVTDIQPGVVVTVTTSGGVYRAKSLVITAGPWANKLLAPLGLQLPLQTLRINVCYWKEKVPGAYGVSAHFPCFLAICDPHHIYGLPSNEYPGLVKICYHSGSPADPEERDRPPEASGLPDIQLLQDFVSKYLPGLVPEPAVVEHCMYTNTPDEDFVLDRHPKFSNIVIGAGFSGHGFKLAPVVGKLLCQLSVGEEPSYTMEPFGIRRFPALPPAAL